One Methanofollis sp. genomic window, AAGGTGAGGCACCCCGGACAGCGGATGACGTGGTACATCAAGGGGAGATCGGCACTGCTCTGTGAAAAAGATTCCTCTCTGCACCGGAACAGGATGGGGGGTCTATCGTCACGCGGACAAAAGCGCAGCCGCCGAGTGTCACCCGGGCCATCCTGTTCCCGCGTATCCGGCCGTCCTACCAGCGCCAGAGGCGCCCTCTCTTTCCAGCAGCACCGCCTGTTCCGTGGACGATGATCTCCACCCGTACAGGGCCTGCGGCTTCTGCGGTCATCTCTCCGCACGCCCTGCAAGCCGGGCCGTACTTCTTCCCCCGGTGGATCTCTTCCTTGATCTGCGCTCCATAACTGTACCAGGTCATCTCTTTCACACCTCCGCGGACGGTAACCCCGCCCGCATGCACCAGAGGGGAGAGAGGGTGGTATTAAAGGTATCCTTCGAGCCGGGACCGATGAGTATTAGTCCGGAGGAGGCGGATTGATCTTTATGCAAATCCAGGTAATCCCTGTTGTGGGCCTTCCTATCATCCATCCCGGGGACCATCTTGCTGAGATGATCTGCAGCACGGCCACCCTCGAAGACGGCGACATCCTCTGCATCGCCTCCTCGGTCTACTCCAAGGCGCACGGGCATATCCGCAGTCTCGACGAGATCGCCCCCTCGGAAAACGCCCTGCGCATCGCACAAAAGACCCGTGAGGATCCGCGGTTCGTCCAGGCCGTCCTTGACGACACGACCGACGTCATCCTGGAAGAACCCTTCATCCTCTCCGAGACGGTCACCGGCCACGTGGGCGTGCGGGCGGGCATCGACCACTCCAATATCGAGGACGGCATGATCATCCGCCTCCCCCCCGATCCGATGGGCGCCGCCGAAGGCATGCGCCGGGAGATCGGCCGGATCTGCGGGAAGGACGTCAGGGTGATCATCACCGACACCTGCGGGCGTTCGTTCAGGCGGGGCCAGACCGGCGTCGCCATCGGGTGGAGCGGCATGACGGCGATCCGTGACTTCCGCGGCGACCACGACCTCTTCGGCCACACCCTGGAGATCACGGAGGAGGCGGTGATCGATGAGATCGCCGGTTTCTCGAACTTCATGATGGGCGAGAGCAACAACGGCGTTCCCGCCGTCGTCTTCAGGAACTGCGGGGCGTGGAACGGGCACGACAGCCTCCACTTCAGCAAGAGGGAAGATATCATCAGGCAGTCGCTCGGCCGGAACTGAACCTCTTTTTTTCCGTGGCGGGACTGCGGATCGGATGCCGTGAGATCGGAAACTCTCTGCATGGCCTTAATTAAGAGCGTCCGCGACTGACAGGAACGATGGCCCCCCTCTCTGCAATCTTTCTGTCCTTTTGAACGTAGGAGAAGGCGGTTGATTGGCACTCTCCTCCGGGGGGCTGCCGCCCCCCGGTCCCCCTGCCATTAGGATAGGGGGTGGATGGCAATCTCCCTTCTCAGGATCTCTGTTCTGTCTTCCCGGGGCCAATCTTGAGCAGGGGTCCGGGGGCGTTAGTCCCCCGGTTCAGATTGCGGGGAAGGCAGTGGAGTCACACAGTTTGTCATGGAGTCGTGAGGATATATCGATCCGATCATGAGGGTTCCGCCAGAGCACCGCACCCCCCATCCCGCCGCAGAAAAAACAGCACCCCCTCTTGCGTCACGCCCGACGAAAATCCAGGGCCGCCACCGACCCGAAAAAAGGTATTCAGTAGAAGGTGTTCAGCACAAAGATGAAGACCCCGACTGCTGCCGCGATTGCGAGCACATAGGTGGGGTTGATGTGGAACGCCCTGCGGTCCTCGCTGTCATAATAGTTCACGAGACCTGCAGACGATACAAGCCGCCCGCCACTCTTTTTTGCCATGGGTTCTGGTTTCTCATTCAATATATATAAAATCGGTGTCAACGGATGGATATGCACGAGCAGGTGTACCGGGGCCTGGCCCTCCTCGGCGCGGACTTTGAGCCGTCCCGCGTGGCGATCGTCGTCGAAAATGGAAGGATCACCAGGATCGAGGACGACCCCGCCGCACCCGACCTCTGGATCTGTCCCGCATTCTTCAACGCCCATACCCATCTCGGCGACACCGTGGCGATGGACTGCGCCACCTGCGGCGACCTCACCGCACTTGTCACCCCCCCGCACGGCCTCAAACACCGCATCCTCGCGGCAACGCCGCGGGACCGCCTGGTTGCCGGCATGCGCGCGAGCATCGGGGCCATGCGGGCGACCGGCACGGCAGGCTTCGCCGACTTCAGGGAAGGCGGGCCTGACGGGGTCTCGGCCCTGAGAGAGGCGCTCCGCGGCGAGGCGGCCACCCCTGTCATCTTCGGCCGTGAAGGAGGGGAGATGGCGGCCGACGGCATCGGGATCAGCAGCGTCAGGGACGTCGCCGGCGTCGAGGCGCAGGTGGCCGCCGCACGGGCCGCCGGAAAGAAAGTGGCCTTCCATGCAGGGGAACGCGACCCCGACGACATCGACGGCGCCCTCGCCTTCGAGCCCGACCTCCTCGTCCACTGCACCCACGCCACCGACAGGCAACTACGGGCGATCGCCGACGCCGGAATCCCGATCGCCGTCTGCATGCGTTCGAACTGGATACTCGGCGTGACCCGCGGGCAGGACCACCCACCTCTCCGGCGAATGGCCGAACTCGGCTGCACCTTCTACCTCGGCACCGACAACGTCATGTTCGTCCAGCCCGACATGCTCCGCGAGATGGCATTCTGCGAGACAGTCTCGCGCCTCCCTGCCGATCAGGTGCTGCGCGCCGCCGTCGGGGGCGCCGCCCTCGCGGGCAGATCCTGCCTCCTGGACACAGGGAATCATGCGAATTTTATCATAATAAACCCCGGATATGCGAATCTCCGGTTCAGCACCGACCCTCGGTCCTCGATCGTCCGGAGAGTAGACGGGAATGTCATCCGGGAAACTGTTATAAATCCATAAAAGGAATTATGTTGCAAGTTTCGTTTTTGGAGGTGCAGTTATGTTCCAGAAAATCGTCGTCGCCGTCGACGGGTCAGAGATAAGCCAGAAGGCATTCGAGGTCGCTCTCTCGGAGGCGAAAATGTGGAATGCCGCGCTCCACCTGATCTATGTCGTCGAAACCAGCAGGTTCTCGTCCCTTCCCATGGACAACACCATGGAAGTCATCTACTCCCTGCTGGAGAAGGAAGGCCGGGAGATCTTTGAGAAGAGCACCGCACAGGCTGCCGCCGAAGGGATATCCATCGTCACCCATCTCAGGGACGGACACGCCGGAACCGAGGTTCTCGCCCTCGCCGAAGAACTGCAGGCCGACCTGATCGTCATCGGGTCACGCGGCAAGAGCGGCATCGACCGTCTGCTCCTCGGCAGTGTGTCCGCCCATGTCGTCCAGGACAGCAGGTGCACAACAATGGTGGTGAGATAATTCCCGAAACGGCAGATGACATGCATGTCATCGACTACATGACAAAGGATGTCGTCTCTGTCGAAATACCCAGCAACCGGGACGATATCCTCAAGATCCTGAAAAGGACCGGGATCTCGGGCGTGCCGGTCCTTGAAAAAGGGAAGGTCGTCGGCGTGGTGACCAGGAAAGACCTCCTCAGAAAGTCGGAGGAGACCCAGGTCGCCCTCCTGATGTCCCGCAGCCCGATCGTGATCAGTGCCGCCGCCACCATTGCCGAAGCCGCCACCCTGATGAGCAAGGACAATTTCCGCAGGCTGCCGGTCGTGGACGACGACGGGAAACTCGTCGGCCTGATCAGCGTCGCCGACATCATTGCCGCCGTCGCCCAGCTCAGGATCAAGGACGAGATCAAGGACCACTGCGTGAGCACCACCTTTGCCCTCTGGGAAGAGACGCCCCTCCCCCTCGTCGGCAGGATCATGGAGATCTCCGACGTCGAGGCCGTCCCGATCATGGACGACAAAGGCAGGGTTGCAGGGATCATCTCAGAACGCGATCTCATCCGCAGCTCGCACATCGAGGACTCTGTCGAGGTCTCCGACTTCTCGAACGGAACCGACGACGACGAATGGACATGGGAGAGCATCAGGGACATGCATGTCATCAGTTACGGTGTCTCGAAGGTGAAACTCCCGGAAAGACCGGTCAAGACGGCCATGGTCAGAAACGTGATCACCGTCCCGAAGAATGCAACGGTGAGCGAGTGCGCTCTTCTGATGAAGCGTTCCCGTCTCGACCAGCTCCCGGTGGTCAACGGCGACAAAAAACTCATCGCCATGCTCTTTGACCGCGACCTCATCAGGGTGCTCTGTGAGGAACCCGGGAACAACAACCTTTAAATTTCTTCGTGTCCCTTATAACAGATAACGCTTTTACCAACTTTTAGCGTGTAATTTTTGGGGGTATTTCAGTGCCTGAGATGTATCAGGAAATATTAAAGGGCACCACGACAGTGGGGCTCGTATTCCATGACGGCATCGTCCTTGCGACCGAGAGACGTGCGACGATGGGTAATTTGATCGCCAGCAAAAAGGCAAAGAAGGTTTACCAGATCGCTGATCGCATCGGGATGACGACCGCCGGCGGCGTCGGCGACGCCCAGCAACTCGCCCGTCTCATGCAGGTTGAGTGTAACCTCTACAAGGTCCGCCACGGGAAAACCATCACGGTTGTGGCGGCGGCGACACTCCTCTCCAACTATCTCCAGCAGAACCGGTATTACCCGTACTATGTCCAGCTCCTCGTCGGTGGCGTGGACAGGAACGGCCCGAGCGTGTATTCAGTCGACGCCATGGGCGGCGCCTCGAAGGAAGACGACATCGTCTCGACCGGATCGGGCTCGCCGATGGCGTACGGCGTACTTGAAGACCGTTTCACGGCCGACATGGGCGAAGAACAGGCTGCAGCACTTGCGATCCGGGCCCTGAAGGCTGCGATGCGCCGTGACTCGGCATCGGGCGAGGATATCAGTGTTGTCGTCATCATGAAAGACAAGTATGAAGAACGTGCTGTTGAGGTCACAAAAGGAAACAGCCCAGAATTAGCCCACTAAATTCTTTTTTAGGACGATTTTAATGCTCATAGAGGACAGACTCAAGGAACTCAGGGATAAGATCAATGCCAAGGTTCCCCCCGGTATCACCATCTCTGACGTCGAATTCGAAGGCCCGGAACTGGTCATCTATACCGATGATCCGAAGAAATTCGCCGACCAGGAGGACCTGATCAAGGTTCTTGCACGAGATCTGCGCAAGCGTATCGTCGTGCGGCCGAACATCCTCGAGGACCCGGAGACGGCGGCCACGAAGATCAAGGCGGTCGTGCCGGACAATGCCGGAATATCAGATATATTTTTCGACCCCGACACCGGCGAGGTGCTCATCGAAGCAGAAAAGCCAGGCGTCGTCATCGGCAAGAACGGGTCGACCCTCCGCGACATCACCAAGAACACCTGCTGGACGCCGAAAGTGGTCCGCACCCCCCCCATAGAGAGTTCGAGCGTCAAGCAAGTCCGTCAGTTTCTCAGGTCGGTCAAGGACGAGAGAAAAACATTCCTCCGGACCATCGGGAGGCGCATCCACCGCGACGTGATCGCGAAGGACCAGTGGGTCAGGGTGACGACCCTCGGGTGCTGCCGGGAAGTCGGCCGGGCGGCCTTTCTCCTCACGACGCCGGAGAGCAAGGTGCTCATCGACTGCGGCGAAAAGCCGGGAAGCGCCACGAGCACGCCGTACCTCTATGTCCCGGAGATCTCTCCGCTGACCTCTCTCGACGCCGTGGTCCTCACCCACGCTCACCTCGACCACTGTGCCCTCGTGCCCCTGCTCTTCAAGTACGGATACGACGGTCCAGTGTACTCGACCCCGCCGACGCGTGACCTTGCCACCATGCTCCAGCTCGACTACCTCGACGTGGTCAAGAAGGATGCAGGGAGGCAGCCGTACACTTCCAATGAGGTAAAGGAGTACATCAAGCACTCGATCACCCTCAATTACGGGTCTGTCACCGATATCGCACCCGACATCAAGCTCACCTTCCACAACGCGGGCCACATCCTGGGATCGGCCATCGCTCACTTCCATGTCGGCGACGGCCTGTACAACATCGCCTTCACCGGCGATTTCAACTACCAGAAGACCAGGCTCTTCTCACCGGCGGTCTCAAGTTTCCCACGTCTCGAAGCGCTGTTCATGGAGAGCACCTACGGCGGTGCGAACGATTTCCAGCCGCCGCGTGAAGTAGCCGAGGCCAAGCTCTACGAGATCGTCAACAGGACGATCAACCGCGGCGGCAAGGTTGTCATCCCGGCCTTCGCCGTCGGCAGGTCGCAGGAGGTCATGCTCGCCCTTGAGGAGGGGATGAGGAAGGAGAAGATCCCGAAGGTGAAGGTCTACCTGGACGGCATGATCAAGGAGGCGACGGCGATCCACACGACCTATCCCGAATACCTCAACGCCGATCTCCGCAACCAGATCTTCCGGGACGGCATGAACCCCTTCCTCGCCGACTGCTTCATCCAGGTGGACTCGTCCGACCTGCGGGAGAAGGTCATCGGCGGCGACCCCTGCGTGATCGTCACGACGAGCGGCATGCTCAACGGCGGCCCTGTGATGGAGTACCTCTACGCCCTCGCACCCGACGAGAGGAACACCCTCATTTTCGTCGGGTATCAGGCCGACGGCACCTTCGGGCGGCGCCTCCAGAAGGGCTGGCGGGAGATCCCGATCGGCAACCGCGAGACGATGGTCCTCAAGCTCGATATCGACACGGTGGACGGGTTCTCCGGGCACTCCGACCGGAAGCAGTTGATGGGGTTCATCCAGCACCTCCAGCCGCGGCCAGAGAAGATCTTCACGATCCACGGGGACGAGGGGAGCACCATCGACCTTGCAAGCTCGATCTACAAGCGTTTCCACATCGAGACGCGCGCGCCCCTGAACCTCGAGACCTACCGTATGGTTTAAAGACAGCATGAAGCAGCGCCTCCCCATCCTGCTCGGCGTCTTTGTCGTGATGGCGCTTTCGAACGCGATCGTGCCCGTGCTGCCGGCCCTCGCCGATGGGCCGGCCTTGCAGGGCGCCCTTTTTTCCGCATACTTTCTCGGGGCTTTTCTCACGGTCCTGCCGGCAGGGGTCCTCTCCGACAGGGTGGGTCGGGTGCCCCTGATACGGGCCGGCCTTGTCCTGACACTCGCGAGCGGAGCGGCGATCCTTGCCTTCCCCGACCCTCTGGTCCTCCTTGCAGCACGGGGCATCGAGGGGATCGGCGCCGGTCTCTTCGTGCCCGCGGCGATGTCCTGGATCAATCTCCAGACAGACCACGAGCATATGAGCGGCAACTTCATCGCCGCCCTGAATGTCGGTCTGGTCTCCGGCCTTCTCGGGGCAGGCTTTCTCAGCGATGTGGCAGGGATCATGGGCGGGGTTGCGGTCTTCACCGCGGCGACGGTGGTGCCGCTCGTGCTCTCGGGTCTGATGGCGGAGGCAAACGCTCCCGAAGGGAGAAATGGCGGGCTCATCGGGATCGGAAAGAACTATTTCTGGCTGTATGTCTCGGCGATCGTCCTTGTCGGCGCGACCGGGGCGGTGACGGCGATCTATCCGGACTTCACCGGCGAGACGCCGGCAACCCTGAGCCTGCAACTCGGGATGATGAACGTGGCGACGATCTTCGCCTCCATCGCAGCGTCACGGGCCCACCTGGCACCGATCCCGACAATACGGGCGTCGGCCGTGGTGATGGCCGCGGCGGTCGCCTTCTCCTATCTCACCCCGCTCGCGTTCGTGCTCGTCGGCGGGATCGCCGGCGTGGTGATGATCGCCCAGATAAATTACCTTGCAGCAGACCAGGCGAAACAGGGGGCGGTGATGGGTCTCTTCAATGCGTCGAGTTATGCGGGGATGACCCTCCTCCCCTTTATGGCGGGAGTGGTCGCGGAAATAAATGGATTTATGATGGCATTTGCGGTCACCGCCGTCCTGTCGGCCATGATGGCCGTCACCATCGGGCGGTGCCGGTGCCCGGTATCACACTGAATCGGAGATTACCATGACAGAAAAGAATGCATTTGAAAACCTGAAAGGTTCGGGTGTCGATGAGAAGTTTGTGTCCATCGGGGTCTCGCCCGGAGTACAGATCGACATTCTCGAACTCCAGCGTCTCAGCCGCAGATACGGTTTCCGTGCCGTCGTGTATTTCGAGGAGGAGATGGCACAGGCAGGGGACCTTGCGGCGGACGAAAAGGAGTACGCGGACGTGCCCGAGAGCGATCGACCCTTCGTCTCTGTCGACGACTTCCTGAAATTTGCCCGCGAGTACGATCCCTACTCCTTCGACATCCGCCTCAAGGAACTCCCGATCATGATCGAGGTCGTGTCCGTGGGGGAGATCGCGGGCACGCCCTATGTAACCGGCCTGATGCCCTTCCTCGACGAACTCGACACTTTCGAGGAGCCCGAGGTTATGGGGTGAAGGAGCCCGAAAAAAAAATCGCGTGTGAAAAAGTTCTGTAAAAATTCTGATCGTGAGTGACCGTGCCGGGGGGTTTCACCCCCCGGTCCCCCCAACATTAGGATAGAGGTGGGATTGCAATCCCCCTCTTCAGAATCTCCTGCTCTGTCTTCCCCGGCTCTATCCTATAGATCGGGGGTCCGGGGGCTGCGAACGAAGTGAGCACGAGAAAACCGTAGGTTTTCGAGGTAGTCCCCCGGCGAAGGGTTTTAGGGAAGGCAGTTGATCGGCACTCCTCCGGGGGGTTTCACCCCCCGGTCCCCCCAACATTACGATAGGGAGTGGATGGCAGTCATCTTCGATATGCAGGGTTAATCCTTCCCCTGGCATAGTGTTTAGGGGAAGGCGGCGGTTTGGAGTATCACTTCAAACGTACCCCGGGAACCGAGCACCCCCTACCCCTCTCTCTCCTCCAGAACCCTCAGAGCAACCGCCGCCGCCGCCTTCTTCGCTTCGGCCTTGCTCCTGCCGGTGCCAGGGGCCGAGAAGAGGTCGGGGACGGTGACCGCACAGACAAATGTGGGGGCATGGTCGGGCCCCTGGCGGTCGAGGACATGGTACTCGGGCAGGTCGCCGGCGTGGTCACCCTGGACGCGCTCCTGGAGTCTGCCGATGGTGTTCTCGCCGGTATCGAAGTGGAGGATGTCGTCGGCGACAAGACCGAGCACGACCTCCCGCGTCCTGTCCAGCCCGACATGGAGGTACAGGGCGCAGATGAAGGCCTCGAAGACGTCGGCGATGATCGACGTCGTGAGGGCCTGGCCCGTTCCAAGGAGGATCAGCCTCTCAAGCCCTATGCCGGTGCCGGGCACGATCGTGCCGAGGTGCTCGTTCTTCACTGCCTCCATCCTCTTCGAGAGGGCGCCCTCGGAGCAGTTGAAGGTGGAGAAGAGGTACTCGGCCACGATGAAGTTGAGGATGCGGTCGCCGAGGAACTCGATGCGTTCATAGTCTGGGCAGGGGAGTTGACCGCAGGGGTGCTCGTGGGCATAGGACCGGTGCGTGAAGGCCCGGTCGTAGCAGGCAAGCGCCTCGTCGGTGACTCCGGTGATACCGATCGGTTGTTGTGCAAGAAAAGCGAGAAAGTCCTGTTTTCGTGTCCATTCCATCTGCAGACCACCCTGGAGGAGACGACGGGTACAGGTGCGGCCGGCCCGCCGGGAGGGAAAAACCTATTCTTCCATAAAAGATAGGATCCCAGCAATTATGAAGATGCTTATCGGCAGCGCATGGGTGGATGCGTCATCAGAGAGGACGATGGACGTCGTGAACCCCGCCACCTGGGAAAGGATCGACAGTGTGCCCCTCGGCGGCCCTGAGGACGGGGGCGCCGCCGTTGAGGCCGCAGGGGAGGCGCTCGCCGGGTGGGCAGGCCAGACCCCCCTCGACAGGGGGAAGGTCCTCTATCGCACCGCGGACCTGGTGCGCAGAGAGGCCGACACCCTGGCGACGACCCTTGTCGCCGAACAGGGCAAGCCCCTGCGCGAGGCAAAGGACGAGGTGCGGGGCTTTGCCCATATCCTGGAGTACTATGCCGGACTTGCGTCCTCCCTCCAGGGGGAGACGCTGAACACCGCGGCATACGGTCGGATCATCGTCGAAAAAAGACCTCTCGGCGTCTGCGTCGGCATCGTGCCCTGGAACATGCCGGTGCTCATCGCGGGCTGGAAGATCGGGCCGGCCCTCCTTGCCGGCAACACCGTCGTGCTCAAACCGGCCAGCACCACGCCTCTCACGACCCTCGCCATCGGCGACCTCTTCTCCCGGGCAGGCCTCCCGGCGGGGGCCCTCAACATCGTCACCGGTCCCGGGGAGACCCTCGGCGAGGCGCTGGTCACCCATCCCGATGTCAGGAAGGTCTCCTTCACCGGGGAGATCGGCACGGGCAGGCGCGTGGCCGAGGCCGCGGCCCAGACGATGAAGTACGTCACCCTGGAGCTCGGCGGGAGCGACCCGATGATCGTCTGCGACGACGCCGACCTTGAGGCAGCGGTCGCAGGGGCGGTCGCCGGCCGATTCTATAACTGCGGGCAGACCTGCACGGCGGTGAAGAGGCTCTTCGTCTTCTCCGGTGTCGCCGAAAAGTTCAGGGCCCTCCTCACCAGCAAGGCCGAAGAGATCAGGGTCGGGAACGGAATGGAGCCCGGCGTCAGGATGGGGCCGCTGAACAATGCCGCAGGTCAGGAGAGGATGCGGCAGGTGGTCGAGGGGATCGAGGGCGAGGGCCGGGTCCTCACCGGGGGAAAGGTGCCGTCGGGAAAGGGTTTCTTCTTCGAACCGACCGTGGTCACCGGCCTTGCGCCCGACGCCCTCCCCCTCCGCGATGAAGTCTTCGGACCCGTCCTCCCGGTCTTCGAGGTGGAGAGCCTCGACGAAGCGCTTCACGCGGCGAACAGCACGAAGTACGGACTCGGGGCATCGATCTGGACAAAGAGCCTGGAGAGGGCCGAGAGGGGC contains:
- a CDS encoding coenzyme F420-0:L-glutamate ligase; translated protein: MQIQVIPVVGLPIIHPGDHLAEMICSTATLEDGDILCIASSVYSKAHGHIRSLDEIAPSENALRIAQKTREDPRFVQAVLDDTTDVILEEPFILSETVTGHVGVRAGIDHSNIEDGMIIRLPPDPMGAAEGMRREIGRICGKDVRVIITDTCGRSFRRGQTGVAIGWSGMTAIRDFRGDHDLFGHTLEITEEAVIDEIAGFSNFMMGESNNGVPAVVFRNCGAWNGHDSLHFSKREDIIRQSLGRN
- a CDS encoding preprotein translocase subunit Sec61beta; this encodes MAKKSGGRLVSSAGLVNYYDSEDRRAFHINPTYVLAIAAAVGVFIFVLNTFY
- a CDS encoding amidohydrolase family protein, with the translated sequence MHEQVYRGLALLGADFEPSRVAIVVENGRITRIEDDPAAPDLWICPAFFNAHTHLGDTVAMDCATCGDLTALVTPPHGLKHRILAATPRDRLVAGMRASIGAMRATGTAGFADFREGGPDGVSALREALRGEAATPVIFGREGGEMAADGIGISSVRDVAGVEAQVAAARAAGKKVAFHAGERDPDDIDGALAFEPDLLVHCTHATDRQLRAIADAGIPIAVCMRSNWILGVTRGQDHPPLRRMAELGCTFYLGTDNVMFVQPDMLREMAFCETVSRLPADQVLRAAVGGAALAGRSCLLDTGNHANFIIINPGYANLRFSTDPRSSIVRRVDGNVIRETVINP
- a CDS encoding universal stress protein, with the translated sequence MFQKIVVAVDGSEISQKAFEVALSEAKMWNAALHLIYVVETSRFSSLPMDNTMEVIYSLLEKEGREIFEKSTAQAAAEGISIVTHLRDGHAGTEVLALAEELQADLIVIGSRGKSGIDRLLLGSVSAHVVQDSRCTTMVVR
- a CDS encoding CBS domain-containing protein gives rise to the protein MHVIDYMTKDVVSVEIPSNRDDILKILKRTGISGVPVLEKGKVVGVVTRKDLLRKSEETQVALLMSRSPIVISAAATIAEAATLMSKDNFRRLPVVDDDGKLVGLISVADIIAAVAQLRIKDEIKDHCVSTTFALWEETPLPLVGRIMEISDVEAVPIMDDKGRVAGIISERDLIRSSHIEDSVEVSDFSNGTDDDEWTWESIRDMHVISYGVSKVKLPERPVKTAMVRNVITVPKNATVSECALLMKRSRLDQLPVVNGDKKLIAMLFDRDLIRVLCEEPGNNNL
- the psmB gene encoding archaeal proteasome endopeptidase complex subunit beta; this translates as MPEMYQEILKGTTTVGLVFHDGIVLATERRATMGNLIASKKAKKVYQIADRIGMTTAGGVGDAQQLARLMQVECNLYKVRHGKTITVVAAATLLSNYLQQNRYYPYYVQLLVGGVDRNGPSVYSVDAMGGASKEDDIVSTGSGSPMAYGVLEDRFTADMGEEQAAALAIRALKAAMRRDSASGEDISVVVIMKDKYEERAVEVTKGNSPELAH
- a CDS encoding beta-CASP ribonuclease aCPSF1, with the translated sequence MLIEDRLKELRDKINAKVPPGITISDVEFEGPELVIYTDDPKKFADQEDLIKVLARDLRKRIVVRPNILEDPETAATKIKAVVPDNAGISDIFFDPDTGEVLIEAEKPGVVIGKNGSTLRDITKNTCWTPKVVRTPPIESSSVKQVRQFLRSVKDERKTFLRTIGRRIHRDVIAKDQWVRVTTLGCCREVGRAAFLLTTPESKVLIDCGEKPGSATSTPYLYVPEISPLTSLDAVVLTHAHLDHCALVPLLFKYGYDGPVYSTPPTRDLATMLQLDYLDVVKKDAGRQPYTSNEVKEYIKHSITLNYGSVTDIAPDIKLTFHNAGHILGSAIAHFHVGDGLYNIAFTGDFNYQKTRLFSPAVSSFPRLEALFMESTYGGANDFQPPREVAEAKLYEIVNRTINRGGKVVIPAFAVGRSQEVMLALEEGMRKEKIPKVKVYLDGMIKEATAIHTTYPEYLNADLRNQIFRDGMNPFLADCFIQVDSSDLREKVIGGDPCVIVTTSGMLNGGPVMEYLYALAPDERNTLIFVGYQADGTFGRRLQKGWREIPIGNRETMVLKLDIDTVDGFSGHSDRKQLMGFIQHLQPRPEKIFTIHGDEGSTIDLASSIYKRFHIETRAPLNLETYRMV
- a CDS encoding MFS transporter, whose amino-acid sequence is MKQRLPILLGVFVVMALSNAIVPVLPALADGPALQGALFSAYFLGAFLTVLPAGVLSDRVGRVPLIRAGLVLTLASGAAILAFPDPLVLLAARGIEGIGAGLFVPAAMSWINLQTDHEHMSGNFIAALNVGLVSGLLGAGFLSDVAGIMGGVAVFTAATVVPLVLSGLMAEANAPEGRNGGLIGIGKNYFWLYVSAIVLVGATGAVTAIYPDFTGETPATLSLQLGMMNVATIFASIAASRAHLAPIPTIRASAVVMAAAVAFSYLTPLAFVLVGGIAGVVMIAQINYLAADQAKQGAVMGLFNASSYAGMTLLPFMAGVVAEINGFMMAFAVTAVLSAMMAVTIGRCRCPVSH
- a CDS encoding ribonuclease III domain-containing protein — protein: MEWTRKQDFLAFLAQQPIGITGVTDEALACYDRAFTHRSYAHEHPCGQLPCPDYERIEFLGDRILNFIVAEYLFSTFNCSEGALSKRMEAVKNEHLGTIVPGTGIGLERLILLGTGQALTTSIIADVFEAFICALYLHVGLDRTREVVLGLVADDILHFDTGENTIGRLQERVQGDHAGDLPEYHVLDRQGPDHAPTFVCAVTVPDLFSAPGTGRSKAEAKKAAAAVALRVLEEREG
- a CDS encoding aldehyde dehydrogenase family protein, coding for MKMLIGSAWVDASSERTMDVVNPATWERIDSVPLGGPEDGGAAVEAAGEALAGWAGQTPLDRGKVLYRTADLVRREADTLATTLVAEQGKPLREAKDEVRGFAHILEYYAGLASSLQGETLNTAAYGRIIVEKRPLGVCVGIVPWNMPVLIAGWKIGPALLAGNTVVLKPASTTPLTTLAIGDLFSRAGLPAGALNIVTGPGETLGEALVTHPDVRKVSFTGEIGTGRRVAEAAAQTMKYVTLELGGSDPMIVCDDADLEAAVAGAVAGRFYNCGQTCTAVKRLFVFSGVAEKFRALLTSKAEEIRVGNGMEPGVRMGPLNNAAGQERMRQVVEGIEGEGRVLTGGKVPSGKGFFFEPTVVTGLAPDALPLRDEVFGPVLPVFEVESLDEALHAANSTKYGLGASIWTKSLERAERGCRDLEAGIVWVNQHLKIPPEAPFGGTKWSGIGRENGRGALDRYTEERSILIRT